From Hippoglossus stenolepis isolate QCI-W04-F060 chromosome 4, HSTE1.2, whole genome shotgun sequence, a single genomic window includes:
- the LOC118106357 gene encoding dynein axonemal assembly factor 1-like has product MTGDKDAAQTEGGHPELTSSKKGVDAMMEDGGQENKENEPKHSWPQMTKKFLKDHCKQNKLYSTPRLNDTLYLHFKGFSTIENLEEYTGLKCLWLESNGLRRIKNLDAQTDLRCLFLQQNLLFKLENLENLKKLCTLNVSNNYIQKIENISGLRGLTTLQIAHNKLETVLDVEHLSQCLAISVLDLSNNLLNDPEIIHVLEAMPELRVLNLMGNEVVRKIPNYRKMVIIRLKQLTFLDDRPVFPKDRACAVAWVAGGLDGERKERELWETRERRKIQDSLDGIAVIREKAQERRRLRELQENGETEVSTTPSEENDPQIWTSSQMKVQAFVQDSLDAHEEFLQGHATHTHKPESEHEEADQTSEGLEREQLEKDNQYKSNMKQPLREEEEEQEQDAAAEIVLETEKADDHKQQQNQSHVVQQTNMRENGEKEQPPLVRAAPPEAEEVAPAHGPGPLVTELQDEEQLETILLPLHRSLHIDDLPDLEDVDDADFTATFSSQQLFKPMIEVISGGSDEDEPSGNQSESITTISPDASSTFTEVSEDSSSLWYPGDQDDLEPPIFELVGKSETNQASSPPRCLIEELD; this is encoded by the exons atgacggGAGATAAAGATGCAGCTCAAACGGAGGGAGGACATCCTGAACTAACTTCTTCTAAGAAAGGAGTTGATGCCatgatggaggatggaggtcAAGAGAACAAGgaaaatgaaccaaaacattcaTGGCCGCAAATGACTAAGAAGTTCCTGAAGGATCACTGCAAGCAGAACAAACTTTACTCTACACCTCGCCTCAATGACACACTGTATCTGCATTTCAAAGGCTTCTCGACCATCGAGAACCTGGAGGAGTACACAGGACTCAAGTGTCTCTGGCTGGAGAGCAACGGCCTCCGGCGCATCAAGAACCTGGACGCCCAGACTGATCTGCGCTGCCTGTTCCTTCAGCAGAACCTCTTATTCAAACTGGAGAACCTTGAGAACCTGAAGAAACTCTGCACCTTGAACGTCTCGAACAACTACATCCAGAAAATAGAGAACATCTCCGGCCTCCGAGGCCTCACCACTCTGCAGATCGCCCACAACAAGCTGGAGACCGTGTTGGACGTGGAGCACCTGAGTCAGTGTTTGGCGATCAGTGTGTTGGATCTGTCTAACAACCTGTTGAATGACCCAGAGATCATCCACGTGCTCGAGGCCATGCCTGAGCTGCGAGTGTTGAATCTGATGGGGAACGAGGTGGTGAGGAAAATCCCAAACTACAGGAAGATGGTGATCATCCGCCTCAAGCAGCTCACCTTCCTGGACGATCGTCCAGTGTTTCCTAAAGACAGGGCATGTGCAGTGGCATGGGTGGCGGGAGGGCTGGACGGGGAGCGCAAAGAGAGGGAGCTATGGGAAAcacgagagaggaggaagattcaGGACAGCTTGGATGGCATAGCGGTGATTCGGGAGAAAGCTCAGGAGAGGCGGCGGCTgcgagagctgcaggagaatg GGGAGACTGAGGTTTCCACCACTCCTTCTGAGGAAAATGACCCCCAGATTTGGACTTCATCTCAAATGAAGGTCCAGGCCTTCGTGCAGGACAGCCTGGATGCACACGAGGAGTTCTTGCAGGgccatgcaacacacacacacaaaccagaaaGTGAGCATGAAGAGGCAGATCAGACAAGTGAAGGATTGGAAAGGGAGCAGCTAGAGAAAGATAATCAGTACAAATCAAACATGAAGCAGCcgctgagagaagaggaagaagagcaagAGCAAGACGCTGCTGCAGAGATTGtgctggagacagagaaagcagatgatcacaaacaacaacaaaaccagtCACATGTAGTCCAGCAgacaaacatgagagagaacgGAGAGAAGGAGCAGCCTCCTCTGGTCAGGGCAGCTCCTCCTGAAGCAGAGGAAGTAGCACCAGCACATGGGCCAGGTCCGTTGGTTACAGAGCTTCAGGATGAAGAGCAGCTAGAAACCATCCTCCTCCCACTGCATCGCTCACTACACATCGACGACCTGCCCGATCTGGAGGACGTGGACGATGCAGACTTCACTGCAACGTTCTCCTCACAGCAGCTGTTCAAACCGATGATAGAGGTCATATCAGGAGGCAGCGATGAGGATGAGCCGAGCGGAAACCAGAGCGAGAGCATCACCACCATAAGTCCAGACGCAAGTTCAACATTCACTGAAGTCTCTGAAGATTCTTCATCACTGTGGTATCCGGGGGATCAAGATGATCTTGAGCCACCGATATTTGAGCTGGTGGGGAAGTCAGAGACAAACCAAGCCTCCTCTCCACCACGCTGCCTGATTGAGGAGCTCGACTGA
- the mffa gene encoding mitochondrial fission factor homolog B isoform X2, producing the protein MNGAAFPSPTAEMAEMNRIQYELDYTEGISQRMRIPEMLKVANEDPNFGSQEVPRSVLMQVPERIVISGDSSDSQYSRPRDLDLIQSTPLEALSLKTPPRVLTLNDRPLDFMEEEQRGALDNEELLRPQGRVRRERSASENTPVRQNSQPMKNESAKPSLRGGSASSSNPLHETRLALSSYEASLDAGPDDMTVVDATTLRRQLIKLNRRLQHLEEENKERAKREMILYSVSVAFWLVNTWVWLRR; encoded by the exons ATGAACGGAGCAGCATTCCCTTCCCCCACGGCAGAGATGGCGGAGATGAACCGTATCCAGTATGAGCTGGACTACACAGAGGGGATCAGCCAGAGGATGCGCATCCCTGAGATGCTCAAAGTGGCCAATGAGGACCCTAATTTTGGATCCCAAGAGGTCCCCCGCAGCGTCTTAATGCAAGTCCCAGAGAGAATCGTGATTTCAG GAGACAGTAGTGATTCCCAGTACTCCAGACCTAGAGATCTTGACCTTATCCAGTCAACACCACTTGAAGCCCTTTCACTGAAGACACCACCCAGAGTCCTCACCCTCAATGACCGACCCCTGGACTTCATGGAAGAGGAGCAGCGGGGAGCTCTGGACAATGAGGAGTTG TTGCGGCCCCAAGGACGAGTGCGACGAGAACGCTCAGCCAGTGAGAACACACCCGTCCGTCAGAACAGTCAGCCGATGAAAAATGAATCAGC CAAACCATCTCTGCGAGGGGGGTCAGCTTCAAGCTCCAACCCCCTGCATGAAACCAG GCTTGCACTATCATCTTATGAAGCTTCACTGGACGCAGGGCCTGATGATATGACTGTGGTTGATGCAACAACACTTCGACGTCAG CTCATCAAGTTAAACCGGAGACTCCAGCATCTGGAAGAGGAGAACAAGGAGCGAGCAAAGCGAGAGATGATCCTGTACTCGGTCTCCGTAGCTTTCTGGCTCGTCAACACTTGGGTGTGGCTGCGACGTTAG
- the LOC118106326 gene encoding dynein axonemal assembly factor 1-like, with product MTGDKDAAQTEGGHPELTSSKKGVDAMMEDGGQENKENEPKHSWPQMTKKFLKDHCKQNKLYSTPRLNDTLYLHFKGFSTIENLEEYTGLKCLWLESNGLRRIKNLDAQTDLRCLFLQQNLLFKLENLENLKKLCTLNVSNNYIQKIENISGLRGLTTLQIAHNKLETVLDVEHLSQCLAISVLDLSNNLLNDPEIIHVLEAMPELRVLNLMGNEVVRKIPNYRKMVIVRLKQLTFLDDRPVFPKDRACAVAWVAGGLDGERKERELWETRERRKIQDSLDGIAVIREKAQERRRLRELQENGETEVSTTPSEENDPQIWTSSQMKIQAFVQDSLDAHEEFLQGQATHTHKPESEHEEADQTSEGLESKQLEKDNHYKSNMKQPLREEQEEQEQDAAAEIVLETQKADDHKQQQNQSHVIQQANMRENGEKEQPPLVRAAPPEAEEVAPAHGPGPLVTELQDEEQLETILLPLHRSLHIDDLPDLEDVDDADFTATFSSQQLFKPMIEVISGGSDEDEPSGNQSESITTISPDASSTFTEVSEDSSSLWYPGDQDTLEPLIFELVGKSETNQASFPPRCLIEEVD from the exons atgacggGAGATAAAGATGCAGCTCAAACGGAGGGAGGACATCCTGAACTAACTTCTTCTAAGAAAGGAGTTGATGCCatgatggaggatggaggtcAAGAGAACAAGgaaaatgaaccaaaacattcaTGGCCGCAAATGACTAAGAAGTTCCTGAAGGATCACTGCAAGCAGAACAAACTTTACTCTACACCTCGCCTCAATGACACACTGTATCTGCATTTCAAAGGCTTCTCGACCATCGAGAACCTGGAGGAGTACACAGGACTCAAGTGTCTCTGGCTGGAGAGCAACGGCCTCCGGCGCATCAAGAACCTGGACGCCCAGACTGATCTGCGCTGCCTGTTCCTTCAGCAGAACCTCTTATTCAAACTGGAGAACCTTGAGAACCTGAAGAAACTCTGCACCTTGAACGTCTCGAACAACTACATCCAGAAAATAGAGAACATCTCCGGCCTCCGAGGCCTCACCACTCTGCAGATCGCCCACAACAAGCTGGAGACCGTGTTGGACGTGGAGCACCTGAGTCAGTGTTTGGCGATCAGTGTGTTGGATCTGTCTAACAACCTGTTGAATGACCCAGAGATCATCCACGTGCTCGAGGCCATGCCTGAGCTGCGAGTGTTGAATCTGATGGGGAACGAGGTGGTGAGGAAAATCCCAAACTACAGGAAGATGGTGATCGTCCGCCTCAAGCAGCTCACCTTCCTTGATGATCGTCCAGTGTTTCCTAAAGACAGGGCATGTGCAGTGGCATGGGTGGCGGGAGGGCTGGACGGGGAGCGCAAAGAGAGGGAGCTATGGGAAAcacgagagaggaggaagattcaGGACAGCTTGGATGGCATAGCGGTGATTCGGGAGAAAGCTCAGGAGAGGCGGCGGCTgcgagagctgcaggagaatg GGGAGACTGAGGTTTCCACCACTCCTTCTGAGGAAAACGACCCCCAGATTTGGACTTCATCTCAAATGAAGATCCAGGCCTTTGTGCAGGACAGCCTGGATGCACATGAGGAGTTCTTGCAGGGccaagcaacacacacacacaaaccagaaaGTGAGCATGAAGAGGCAGATCAGACAAGTGAAGGATTGGAAAGCAAGCAACTAGAGAAAGATAATCATTACAAATCAAACATGAAGCAGCCGCTgagagaagagcaagaagagCAAGAGCAAGACGCTGCTGCAGAGATTGTGTTGGAGACACAGAAAGCAGATgatcacaaacaacaacaaaaccagtCACATGTAATCCAGCAggcaaacatgagagagaacgGAGAGAAGGAGCAGCCTCCTCTGGTCAGGGCAGCTCCTCCTGAAGCAGAGGAAGTAGCACCAGCACATGGGCCAGGTCCGTTGGTTACAGAGCTTCAGGATGAAGAGCAGCTAGAAACCATCCTCCTCCCACTGCATCGCTCACTACACATCGACGACCTGCCCGATCTGGAGGATGTGGACGATGCAGACTTCACTGCAACGTTCTCCTCACAGCAGCTGTTCAAACCGATGATAGAGGTCATATCAGGAGGCAGTGATGAGGATGAGCCGAGCGGAAACCAGAGCGAGAGCATCACCACCATAAGTCCAGACGCAAGTTCAACATTCACTGAAGTCTCTGAAGATTCTTCATCACTGTGGTATCCGGGGGATCAAGATACCCTCGAGCCACTGATATTTGAGCTGGTGGGGAAGTCAGAGACAAACCAAGCCTCCTTTCCACCACGCTGCCTGATTGAGGAGGTCGACTGA
- the mffa gene encoding mitochondrial fission factor homolog B isoform X1 has translation MNGAAFPSPTAEMAEMNRIQYELDYTEGISQRMRIPEMLKVANEDPNFGSQEVPRSVLMQVPERIVISGDSSDSQYSRPRDLDLIQSTPLEALSLKTPPRVLTLNDRPLDFMEEEQRGALDNEELLRPQGRVRRERSASENTPVRQNSQPMKNESAAAPSPPATIHPCPPLTVTEEEHNLYSTSGVLSFLQSTTRRAYQQVLEVLDENPRSKPSLRGGSASSSNPLHETRLALSSYEASLDAGPDDMTVVDATTLRRQLIKLNRRLQHLEEENKERAKREMILYSVSVAFWLVNTWVWLRR, from the exons ATGAACGGAGCAGCATTCCCTTCCCCCACGGCAGAGATGGCGGAGATGAACCGTATCCAGTATGAGCTGGACTACACAGAGGGGATCAGCCAGAGGATGCGCATCCCTGAGATGCTCAAAGTGGCCAATGAGGACCCTAATTTTGGATCCCAAGAGGTCCCCCGCAGCGTCTTAATGCAAGTCCCAGAGAGAATCGTGATTTCAG GAGACAGTAGTGATTCCCAGTACTCCAGACCTAGAGATCTTGACCTTATCCAGTCAACACCACTTGAAGCCCTTTCACTGAAGACACCACCCAGAGTCCTCACCCTCAATGACCGACCCCTGGACTTCATGGAAGAGGAGCAGCGGGGAGCTCTGGACAATGAGGAGTTG TTGCGGCCCCAAGGACGAGTGCGACGAGAACGCTCAGCCAGTGAGAACACACCCGTCCGTCAGAACAGTCAGCCGATGAAAAATGAATCAGC TGCGGCCCCGTCCCCCCCAGCCACTATCCACCCTTGTCCCCCTCTCACCGTGACCGAGGAAGAGCACAACCTGTACAGCACTAGCGGCGTATTATCTTTCCTCCAGTCCACCACACGTCGGGCCTACCAGCAGGTCCTGGAGGTCTTGGATGAGAACCCTCGCAG CAAACCATCTCTGCGAGGGGGGTCAGCTTCAAGCTCCAACCCCCTGCATGAAACCAG GCTTGCACTATCATCTTATGAAGCTTCACTGGACGCAGGGCCTGATGATATGACTGTGGTTGATGCAACAACACTTCGACGTCAG CTCATCAAGTTAAACCGGAGACTCCAGCATCTGGAAGAGGAGAACAAGGAGCGAGCAAAGCGAGAGATGATCCTGTACTCGGTCTCCGTAGCTTTCTGGCTCGTCAACACTTGGGTGTGGCTGCGACGTTAG
- the mffa gene encoding mitochondrial fission factor homolog B isoform X3 has product MNGAAFPSPTAEMAEMNRIQYELDYTEGISQRMRIPEMLKVANEDPNFGSQEVPRSVLMQVPERIVISGDSSDSQYSRPRDLDLIQSTPLEALSLKTPPRVLTLNDRPLDFMEEEQRGALDNEELLRPQGRVRRERSASENTPVRQNSQPMKNESALALSSYEASLDAGPDDMTVVDATTLRRQLIKLNRRLQHLEEENKERAKREMILYSVSVAFWLVNTWVWLRR; this is encoded by the exons ATGAACGGAGCAGCATTCCCTTCCCCCACGGCAGAGATGGCGGAGATGAACCGTATCCAGTATGAGCTGGACTACACAGAGGGGATCAGCCAGAGGATGCGCATCCCTGAGATGCTCAAAGTGGCCAATGAGGACCCTAATTTTGGATCCCAAGAGGTCCCCCGCAGCGTCTTAATGCAAGTCCCAGAGAGAATCGTGATTTCAG GAGACAGTAGTGATTCCCAGTACTCCAGACCTAGAGATCTTGACCTTATCCAGTCAACACCACTTGAAGCCCTTTCACTGAAGACACCACCCAGAGTCCTCACCCTCAATGACCGACCCCTGGACTTCATGGAAGAGGAGCAGCGGGGAGCTCTGGACAATGAGGAGTTG TTGCGGCCCCAAGGACGAGTGCGACGAGAACGCTCAGCCAGTGAGAACACACCCGTCCGTCAGAACAGTCAGCCGATGAAAAATGAATCAGC GCTTGCACTATCATCTTATGAAGCTTCACTGGACGCAGGGCCTGATGATATGACTGTGGTTGATGCAACAACACTTCGACGTCAG CTCATCAAGTTAAACCGGAGACTCCAGCATCTGGAAGAGGAGAACAAGGAGCGAGCAAAGCGAGAGATGATCCTGTACTCGGTCTCCGTAGCTTTCTGGCTCGTCAACACTTGGGTGTGGCTGCGACGTTAG
- the mrpl44 gene encoding 39S ribosomal protein L44, mitochondrial, giving the protein MASGFILSRGALTLGTHCQRVCRNVSLTQVREKKRWMKAHTYLMAKKLKLEGPPPPKPRSQQPLWDYHAEVQAFSTRLHENFSPELLKTAFVNPCYLQAEQERRRGLGVDSDTIALVLKDNIQLSAKGVSFTQSLLTDWCRASFPSLPSEGVESIVGHLTSSAVVTYVARNLGIEELTMSAEFPVPDDVLHSTFMAVIGALQESSGAERAGFFLRDFMVTQLIGKDLFDMWRVVDPMGLLVEELTKRNVALPEPRLIRSAGASTVLPLYFVGLYSDKKLLAQGPGETLVAAEEEAARVALRKLYGYNENRRPFDFSPQQQQHQQPLIESVSSN; this is encoded by the exons ATGGCGTCAGGGTTCATACTGAGTCGTGGTGCGCTGACATTAGGGACTCACTGTCAGCGTGTGTGCAGAAACGTGTCGTTGACACAGGTCCGAGAGAAGAAGCGATGGATGAAGGCCCACACGTATCTCATGGCGaagaagctgaagctggaggGGCCGCCGCCACCGAAGCCACG CTCCCAACAGCCTCTGTGGGATTACCATGCCGAGGTTCAGGCTTTCAGCACCCGCCTCCATGAGAACTTCTCCCCGGAACTACTGAAGACGGCATTCGTCAACCCATGTTACTTGCAGGCGGAGCAAGAGAGGAGACGGGGGTTGGGTGTGGACTCAGACACCATCGCTTTGGTTCTGAAAGATAACATTCAGCTGAGTGCAAAGGGGGTGAGCTTCACCCAGAGCCTTCTGACAGACTGGTGCAGGGCCAGCTTCCCGAGCCTGCCGAGCGAGGGGGTGGAGAGCATCGTCGGGCACCTCACCAGTTCAGCGGTTGTGACCTATGTCGCTAGAAATCTCGGCATTGAAGAGTTAACCATGAGCGCAGAATTCCCTGTTCCTGATGACGTGCTCCATTCGACGTTCATGGCCGTGATCGGTGCACTACAGGAGAGCAGTGGAGCCGAGCGAGCAGGATTCTTCCTCAGG GATTTCATGGTGACTCAGCTGATAGGAAAGGACCTGTTTGATATGTGGAGAGTGGTTGACCCGATGGGACTATTGGTGGAGGAGCTTACAAAGAGGAATGTAGCTTTGCCAGAGCCTCGCCTCATCAGGTCGGCTGGAGCCAGCACTGTCCTGCCACTGTACTTTGTCGGCTTGTACAG CGATAAGAAGCTTCTGGCTCAGGGTCCAGGAGAGACGCTTGtagcagcagaagaggaagcagctcgCGTGGCCCTCCGAAAACTCTACGGCTACAACGAGAACCGCAGACCCTTTGACTTCtcgcctcagcagcagcagcatcagcagccgTTAATTGAGTCTGTCAGCAGCAATTAA